In Lasioglossum baleicum chromosome 1, iyLasBale1, whole genome shotgun sequence, the genomic window TCACAGATGGAGACACGCTATCACTGACCGACTCGTTCATCACGTCCGAGTCTGTACTTTCGTTGGATCGTTCGTTCAATTCGCCAGAACTTTCTGGTTTCTTATCACTTGTGTCCTCGTTAACAATGTCGCTTTCTGTTTCTAGTTTCTTCGTTGATTCTCGATCCGTTTCGGCTACGACCGCGACCGCGTTCTCCAAAGTCGATTCAGTCGTCTTATATGTTGCCGATTTCGAGATGGATTCGTTTACCTCTGGAAAGACCGTCTTGCTCTTCAAGGAAGATGTACTCAACGAGCTCTCAGAGACGTTGATCTCTTCAGTTAGGTCCGAGTCCGACATCATTTTCAACGTACCAGACTCCGCCGCGGACGAACAAGAGCTACCAGTCTGCGAAAGAAGACTGACATCAGCATTCTCAGCATCCCCGCTAGAACTCGCTTCATCCGCACAATTATTCTGCTCCGCAGACTCGTGCGCAGACAAATCGATTAGATCCTGTGACTCCTCGTCATCGATCTTCTCATCTATTTCCTCCTGGTCTCCGCTGGATGCCGATTCATCCAACCGAGTACACGCTGCTTCTGCTTCTTCAGAGTTTGAAACCAAGTCAGATTCGTCTTTACCCTTTTCCGTATCCTTTTTACCATTCGCCCTCGACGAAGACGCGGCGGTAACGTCGCAGTGATTCACAATGACCCTACAATTCTCAACGACTTCGGACGGACCTCTGCTAGGCGAAAGCTTGCTGTTGGTTGCCTCGGTGCGTTTCAAATCCGGCTCTTCCACTTTCAGATTCGCCCGCCTGAATTCATCGTCGGACCTACTGCTAGCGTTCAGCTTTTTCGGACTTGACGAGGACGGTGGCAGAGGCAGCACGAAGCTCTCCTCTGTCTTCATTCTCATCTCCATCTCCCTCTGCTTCCTCATGTTGCTGGCTCTACCTCGACACTTCGGCTTTATGCCCGGCAAGATCGGACTCACGTCCAACGTCCATAGGTTGATCTTGACATTTCCTCTGGACCGCGTCCGGGGACTGTTCAGATCGAAATGATTCTGACTGAACGATTTGTTCGAACGGTTTTTACGCTTAGGGTATCCTCTCTCGGAATCATTCGcttcgtcctcctcctcctcgtcgtcCTCGTCTCCCTGACTTTGACTCTCCGTGTGACTCGACTCCTCATCAAGACTATCCTCCACGACGTCCTCTTGAGATTCTGACTCGGACTCCGTGGTGGTCTCGCTTTCACTTTCCGACTCCTGAGCACTTTTACTGTTGTTCCTACGCGAACTTcctatcctcctcctcctccccctaCTATTTGCCGGCAGTTTCTTACTTACTAACTTCTTAGAATTACTAGCATTATTAACCTGATTCTGCGCATCCTCGCGGCCGAACGTTAAGGGTTTCTCGTCATCGTCGGCCAACCTCATCCGCCTCTCTTCCTCCTCGCGCAACGCTCGCAACCGATCCAGCTCCCACTCTTTCTTCTGTTCTTCCAGCTCGCGTTCCGCAGCTGCTAGCTGAGCCGCTGAGAACGCACCCTCAGACTCCTCGACGAACTTCATCGCGTACCGTTCTATCGGCGTAAGCTGAAAAcagaaaaccattattattaCAAAACGATCGTTGTAGATACAGTAATAATGTCCGACTACAAGTCGTTTCTCGGTTCTGCGTTAGAATCTAGATATAAGCGGGATACTATTTTTTGTGGCTTCAAAGACCGCGCCgaagtagaaaaggacagcgaaaCTCGAGAgacctcggtcgccgagaaatgtgaacataactaatccaagaacaaaacttttttatttttcattattttttgttgGAACTtcgaccaacatattcgtggcatttttctaatggaaacgataccaaatatgatataattctaattatatttacttgtgtaatgaacgatgaaagttttcgaaGCAGAGAAGGACAACGTATGGGAAAGAAGGAGGCGCGGAGAGTTGCGGcacgccggcacagttcaaagcatTTCCCGTACGCTGTTCTTTCTTGCGTCCGAAACAATCATcgtcattacacaagtaaatatcatcggaattgtatcatatttggtatcagaAACAGAAaagtgccacaaataagttggtggaagaccaaaaaataataatgaagaataaagaaattttgtaattggattagtagttcacaccgatatacccgcccGGTATCGGATTACGCGGCGTGTTTACACTGCTCAgcgaccgaggcagctcgagcttcttggccccCCGTGAAATATGCCTTCCAGTGGAATAGGCAGCACGACTTACAGTCGGACATTACTGTATTTGGAACAACTTTTCCCCCAAGAGTACAAACAGAATTCACTGTAGCGATACCGActgtttttcgcaaatatctcggaaactaagcgAAACAAAGTTGTTCAAAACATTGAGATTTTATAGCCGTTTTGCAGGTTGGCCGAACAATTCGATTAGATATCGCATAGACTGTGGATTGGTCTGATTAGAGCCCACAGTCCATTGATCTGATCAGAAACtgatgaaacaaattttattttacctgTGATACCAGGTTCTGCACTTCAAGCTCAGCTTTGCTGACTTGCATGTCGTCCTTCTCCGCCTCGTCCAAAGGTATGTTCTCGTCAAACTCTGCCAAATCAGCAACAGCTTCCGCCTTGGCAGTTTTCGCCGCTTGGACGTCGAGATCCTCCTCAGCAGCGGCGAGTGCACTCTCCAACGCACCCATCGCCACCTTATCGTCCGTTCCCTGACTTGGAACAATATCCTTCTGCAGAAACTTATCACGATCCTTGTTCTGTTCCAACACCTCCGCCATTCGCGCCGAAGCATCGTTCTCTGTTTGATCGATGTTGAAGAGATCTTGGATGGTAGACTGTTTAAACATTAATTAAGTTCGATAATTTGTCATATTGTTATGTCGgatgatttttctatttttgtttgaGATGCTTACGCTCTTAAAGTAAGCAGTTGTGAAGTTGCCACCCTCGATGGCCAGATCTCCAAGCAATCGCTTCTGATTGGCCTTCTTTAGAATATTTTCTTCCACAGTCTTTTCGCTTACTAACCTGCAATATAGAATTCAGCATACAAATAAGTAGATCCCATTTAGTATTTATGCTACGCGGACATACTTTTGaatgtttattataataaatttttcttctTCATTAATCATAGTGATAAAAATAATATGTAgttgtattaaaaataaaatcgatgaccttgaaatctagGGAAAAATGACATCAATGAAAAAATTATCCCCACCATAATGTGCGTCTCTTCGACtaaaataatttcttctttTGACATTTGACGTAATATCATCCGAAGGaatactgtatactgtatatgaAAACGCAATTGTTCGTTCCTACATACCTGTAGATATGTACATCCCGTGTTTGGCCTATTCTatgacacctatcctgtgcttgggCATCCATGGTGGGATTCCAATCGCTGTCATAAAATATAACGGTATCGGCGCCTGTAAGATTGACGCCCACACCTCCAGACCTAGTCGACAAGATGAAACAGAATATCCGTTTGTCGCCGTTGAATCTTTCCATCAAAACCTGCAAAAAAGTATCCAGTAGAGACAAATCTGAAAAACTCGAAGAAAATGATCGTAGCAAAAGAGCGATCGATACCTGTCGTTGATCCACCCTGGTAGTACCATCTAAACGCAAATATATATGGCCGTGGAAGTTAAGGAAAGCTTCTAAAACGTCCAACATTCTTGTCATTTGTgtaaaaattaaaactctatggTTGCCTGACTTAAGATTCCGAAGAAGTCGATCCAAGGATTGTAGTTTGCCACAGTCATACTGTATCAGTCGAGGATCTGGGAACTGAGTCATCATTGCACTAGCTACTGGATGGAACAACGCGAATTTCGGCGAGAGATGACGTTGCAGCGCTATTTGCATACGCTTCTGGGCGAACAGTTTGTGTGGGGGTGGATGAGAAACATGAAAACGTGGCGTGGGTGCGCATACAGCAGGAACATGAACAACAAACCTGTAACAACAATTACATGATATGCTGTACAGCGTTCGATAGAAGTATAACCATGTAGTTTTCAAGTTTATGCAGCTAAGAGAGCGCACCTTTCGAAAACTTCCTTAAGCTCTTCAACAATCTGTTCTGTACTGTTGATCGCTTCCGCGAGTGCTTCTGTACGAGAAAAGAATTGCCTGCGGGTACGAACGTTTTCTTTGGTGGTTGCGCAATGAACCCAACCGTTGTGCCAACGACACGCTGTAGATGGTTTGCCGATTCTCAACGCCATGAACAGATCCTCCCCGTAGAGAGGACACGCTGCGCATCTTCTTTCATTAATATTAGTAAGAAGACGGAGCTTGGCTTGCCTCCTTTGCTTTCGTTCCTCTTCCAACTGCGGCTGTAACATTAATAGACGAATTCAAGTATGAAAATTCGAGGTAAAAACAGGCCCCAAagatatgaattaaaagatgaaCCTGTAGAACAAGTGGCTACCctatgatttcgatgattttttggaTATATTGTATTGTAGAAATTGACGTTCTTAACTTACAGTAGTCAGCTGTTCTGCAGGTTCGCCGATTAAAAATGTGATTTGACTGATAATTACCAAATAAAATTCGGACTTTGGACGTTCCTTGGTTTGTGCCTTCTCAGACTCCTTTTGTGCGTGTCTAGTGACAATGCCACATCGAATCGATTGCTGAGGAGATTGCCCGTTGCCCGTCGAGGGCTGAGCTGCCTGGGAACCAGTCACATTCAAAGGTGGTACTCTCATCACGGGTCTTCCGCTCGTTCCACTCGACGTCGTTACAACTCCTCCTACAACTTTATTCACCGTAGCTGCCGAAGTGGTTAGGCCCATCAAAGATTTCGATAAAACCGTCAAACGTTGTCCACTTGGCGATATTACTGGAAACGATACTGTAGAAACGAAGGGGAATATTAACCCGCGTGTTTCGACCACCTACACCGATACAATATATAATGTAATaggcaatattttcaatttgcatTATGCTAAAATTACTGTAGGACACTTTCCTCGCTAACAAGAGGAGACAATTAATTATTCATGATCATGCATCGTTCAATTAAGGTATTATTTAAAACAACATCCACTGAATGAGATGTGCATAAATGAAATATGAAGATGGAGGGCGGTGGGTGTACACATTGCTTGAGTATGGATCACAAATGGGGGTCAGTAGGATACGAGCGTTCATGGGACAAACCTGTGTTAGTGTTTTGCTGATTCGAAGTCAGAATGATATGTCTACCAGTAGATGTTTGAACCAGCTGTGCAAAACTAGGCACTGCTATTCTTTGGACGGAATCACCTTGTTTAACTGTGACTGTCTGCGTGGTTAGTCGTTGCAGTCCATCTTTGATATTCGCATTCCCTACTGTAATCCTCTGTGCATTCGATGCTGCTGTACTTGGTGTCACTGTTGTACTTTGTGGGTTATGTGCTAGTGTTCCAACAGGGATGGCTATTTCCGAAGCAAACACAACATATATTTTACACAAATGGTAACTTACCCATGGACTACAGACTTTTATGCATTCACGGCATGTATTCTGATCACCttaatatacattatacaatttttgaaaaatggttACTTCTTCTCTTTTATCGATGAATGTCCAAAATTTATAGAATTTCGCCTTTAGGTTGAATTTACATAAACATCTGCTGTCCACTTACGAGCAATAACAgtataattaaattgaattatttGTTAATGTGTTCTCAAGTCTAGAATGCTTATAACAGAGGCAAATTATAAACAAGCTGGCATGAGATCAGTTTCTTTAGCACCACTGCAAAAGTGATTACACTGCGATGATTTAAGTGCAACCACTGATCGATGATGCACtgggattaaaatttttttatgaatataACACGAGTATAACATATAtacgtgtgtgtatgtatatgtttGAAGGAAACTAAATGAGCGAAGACTTACCTTTCACGCTACCTTGATGTTGAACCAATTGAACCGAATATCCCTGTAACTGTTGACCACCCGATACCCTTAAAGTAACACctgcaaataattaaaaaataattttaattacatGTCATTGTTACAACAAACGAGCGATTGTTTGCAGATATTTTCTGCTTACCTTGTCCCGTAGTACTCTGATTATTTATCGTTTTAATTAAAGGAGACGTTCCAACGCGAGTAGTGGGTAAGATTCCAGCTAAGttttttaatttcgtttgagtCTGTTGCGGTGTAGACGGTGGTTTGGCTTGATTCGACAGTCTAACgttgattttaatttttccaggTGGACATCTCGGCGGCGGGTCTGGTTGACTGTCAATTTCCTCAATCAGCTTTCGCGGTGTTTGCAATCGCCTTACTCTATGCGCAACAAACGCGGTAAGCGACAACTCCAAATCGCATAAAAGAAGATTCATACTAGATAAGTCGATATGctgtaatataaaaaaatatgttgaacaaTCGGCAACTCGGAGAGAGTAAATGAAAAATAGTGCTGTATCCAATGCACACCTTAAATGGATCGTAATCAAGAACACTCCACACCAACGAAGCCGTAACATATTCGATAGCTTCCATTTGAAATGGCGACACCGTCGGTCTCACTTCAAACAAATTTGGATGATTACACACTTTACGTAACTGCATTAACACGTTGATGACGCTCAATAGATTGCCGCTAGCCAAAGTCTCCTTTGTCCTTGCAAAAACAAGTAAAAAAAGCAATTCATTAAGccaacatttaaaaattatccTATCAAGTTGAGAGAACTTTCAGAAGCATGCTAAATGCTTACTTTGCCCTGGACATGAAATCATCGTACAGATATCGCTGTCGTTTCGACAACCGGCACATGAGAACGTGTTCGTATTTTTTCGGCAATTGTTTTTCTACTTCTGTTTTTAATCTTCGTAACAAAAACGGCCGTAAAACCTGGAAAGATAGAATCGTTGAGTAAATGAAATGGATTAAAGCTAGTCTTACAGAGGATAGAATAATTAGTAGAATTGTTTCTCTAGACAGGATTCGTATGTCATACCAAATTTCTCTTGACACGCGAGTTTTAATAGAGAATTTAATATCTcgctatttttataaaacagaGAAATGCAACGATTATCAAGTCTCTGGGTCGGTAGCGAATGGCTAAATTATGTACAAACACAAGTACGATGGCAAACTACGTACAGACCTTATGCAGACGACGAATAATGTTTTCATTGTATTCACTGTTCCCTTCGATCATGCCTGTGACGGGGTTGCTGAACCATTCTTTGAATTCTCTATGCGACTGAAATACATTCGGCATTAAAAAATGCATCAGAGACCACAGTTCCATAAGATTATTTTGAAGCGGCGTGCCAGTAAGCAACAGTCGTCTGCAAAACAAAACGAGTTTCGTGTGTAAAATACTTCTCTGTTCcaagaataaaattgtttaaagtagTTCAAATGTTTACCGTTGCGTCTGAAAATTCAACAACAACTGCCATCTTtgcgacttaaaatttttgaTATTCTGAGCTTCGTCCAATATGAGATACTTCCACTTTTTCCTTCGAAAGCTTTGATGATCTTGAATAACTAATTTATATGATGTGATACAGATGTGGAAAGCATTGGGTTTTGTCCAACCTGGCGTGAAAAGAAACGA contains:
- the Dom gene encoding domino helicase isoform X3 translates to MSDKQSAPILPPLNGGGGNNGGSNGGTQQQTVSLQQVLATAQGLNVLTTGAGQQFVITSQVPGLTQVIPSSATTNSNIQQVGVTRLVNISGTPPRASTMGVAGASGSPLPSPSRQNSPKVVLATSPKLVRTSIGNMFVAPTSQASMQSPPARKKLKLADSTEKPIMCIEDAVGYRRRIMEHKMKRMRAIREKYSENASELFFLHAGGNMMDFQTWRKRQPTPQYLHFLRQHRLDPDDDDEDLTVPLPEISEIPLTPTVTPTVSSIVSVNQCAEVKISSMNVTPVAVSTTLPAAVAQLNQQGNAPVVSSSPKQITTTVTSVSAAAAATSASATPVADKLSTTVTTVTTTTTTTTSTITVTSTPIPTPTLTATITTTAPKMSTAPTSTPSQPVVKLVKLPASNSTASDIANNQEQIVEKAKQEAYVMQRIAELQREGLWSERRLPKVQEPPRTKAHWDYLLEEMVWLAADFAQERKWKKAAAKKCARMVQKYFQEKAIQAQKAEKSQELRLKKIASFIAKEIKTFWTNVEKLVEYKQQTRLEEKRKQALDQHLNFIVGQTEKYSTWLTEGLNKTDGPQSIPASINSSRISSPVPPGKSHSDEDFQPNQSSDDDEETIAKAEEELKSVTNHKEEVELLKRESEIPLEDLLKDLPPDYLEDRKKNLSPSKEIANEGNDEKTDGDTDFVAASDESSDEEETIMEQEKLEENADYKQELDELKAENDMSIDDLMAKYGNMSDAPMDVDQEQDSDKESTKEEEGQENDEESISSENESEESDNEVGEQESQTQSDNDADVGLKSLLEDISMEKSTDEKTAKIDHSNAHDEMDNVAALAESIQPKGNTLLTTSVVTKIPFLLKHSLREYQHIGLDWLVTMYDRKLNGILADEMGLGKTIQTIALLAHLACEKGNWGPHLVIVPTSVMLNWEMECKKWCPGFKILTYYGTQKERKQKRTGWTKPNAFHICITSYKLVIQDHQSFRRKKWKYLILDEAQNIKNFKSQRWQLLLNFQTQRRLLLTGTPLQNNLMELWSLMHFLMPNVFQSHREFKEWFSNPVTGMIEGNSEYNENIIRRLHKVLRPFLLRRLKTEVEKQLPKKYEHVLMCRLSKRQRYLYDDFMSRAKTKETLASGNLLSVINVLMQLRKVCNHPNLFEVRPTVSPFQMEAIEYVTASLVWSVLDYDPFKHIDLSSMNLLLCDLELSLTAFVAHRVRRLQTPRKLIEEIDSQPDPPPRCPPGKIKINVRLSNQAKPPSTPQQTQTKLKNLAGILPTTRVGTSPLIKTINNQSTTGQGVTLRVSGGQQLQGYSVQLVQHQGSVKAIPVGTLAHNPQSTTVTPSTAASNAQRITVGNANIKDGLQRLTTQTVTVKQGDSVQRIAVPSFAQLVQTSTGRHIILTSNQQNTNTVSFPVISPSGQRLTVLSKSLMGLTTSAATVNKVVGGVVTTSSGTSGRPVMRVPPLNVTGSQAAQPSTGNGQSPQQSIRCGIVTRHAQKESEKAQTKERPKSEFYLPQLEEERKQRRQAKLRLLTNINERRCAACPLYGEDLFMALRIGKPSTACRWHNGWVHCATTKENVRTRRQFFSRTEALAEAINSTEQIVEELKEVFERFVVHVPAVCAPTPRFHVSHPPPHKLFAQKRMQIALQRHLSPKFALFHPVASAMMTQFPDPRLIQYDCGKLQSLDRLLRNLKSGNHRVLIFTQMTRMLDVLEAFLNFHGHIYLRLDGTTRVDQRQVLMERFNGDKRIFCFILSTRSGGVGVNLTGADTVIFYDSDWNPTMDAQAQDRCHRIGQTRDVHIYRLVSEKTVEENILKKANQKRLLGDLAIEGGNFTTAYFKSSTIQDLFNIDQTENDASARMAEVLEQNKDRDKFLQKDIVPSQGTDDKVAMGALESALAAAEEDLDVQAAKTAKAEAVADLAEFDENIPLDEAEKDDMQVSKAELEVQNLVSQLTPIERYAMKFVEESEGAFSAAQLAAAERELEEQKKEWELDRLRALREEEERRMRLADDDEKPLTFGREDAQNQVNNASNSKKLVSKKLPANSRGRRRRIGSSRRNNSKSAQESESESETTTESESESQEDVVEDSLDEESSHTESQSQGDEDDEEEEDEANDSERGYPKRKNRSNKSFSQNHFDLNSPRTRSRGNVKINLWTLDVSPILPGIKPKCRGRASNMRKQREMEMRMKTEESFVLPLPPSSSSPKKLNASSRSDDEFRRANLKVEEPDLKRTEATNSKLSPSRGPSEVVENCRVIVNHCDVTAASSSRANGKKDTEKGKDESDLVSNSEEAEAACTRLDESASSGDQEEIDEKIDDEESQDLIDLSAHESAEQNNCADEASSSGDAENADVSLLSQTGSSCSSAAESGTLKMMSDSDLTEEINVSESSLSTSSLKSKTVFPEVNESISKSATYKTTESTLENAVAVVAETDRESTKKLETESDIVNEDTSDKKPESSGELNERSNESTDSDVMNESVSDSVSPSVIETSSSQKIGNEEEAKVNEKEDSCSKLNEGEMRSDDNKPTRSTDISDSDDKAESDSTSENKLKSRKTETVSYRVTTRSGKINFTVEVTESKDTDSESNFESNVPKHNQENENLMIVKREGNKLALIRRPDTPRPLEQGRITRSSAGRSLTPPPSNSPTRSVQKRHQDIPLSEGSKLSPRPVTRSSSGINSPVRTEEQQNVSYEKPTTRSSKSLDNGFLSPTPFRRSSSIPPMKPSEVKDNTGSPTAKPKKNLNEAIVVVEPLTASIVKRRPDTPVPTFEQMSRVTRSGLNFTMNSGKSSSSPNHVAAPFRGTKHVRKADAEAKSQEESSSTDSNGNAVASEDFGKQDDSGFTDMDEKPQRTAKVVAILTLDTRSNHSGGKASSSVKTTNSSADSKSSSLGKKNDATTPATDKNCLLRISDVTSNCKLDGWCGSELDNAPAVITNVASTYASGKTGKATVGKVGSPLSAKRKMENLLPVIALVDLDNDPNYDSSDGSKRLRRKIKRNRVTSFAKPPGGKVVEIEDKLDEQEEQIPPIKKSIRSQLSPSSSSSTPPPPTPSQTTQLGKISSGTVS